The following is a genomic window from Gemmatimonadales bacterium.
AGATCCGGAGCCGTGAGGCCGCCGGCCGCCGATTCAGCATCGTGGTGGTGGCCGAAGGCGCGCGGCCGGCGGGCGGCGAGATCGTGATGGTCGAGCGGCGCGGGCCCGGCACCGTGGATCGGCTGGGTGGGATCGCGGGACAGGTGGCGCGCGCCATCCATGAGCGCACCCGCAAGGAGGTTCGCACGCTGGTGCTCGGCCACTTGCAGCGCGGTGGCTCGCCCACGACCTACGACCGCCTGCTCGCGCTCCGATTCGGGTGCGCCGCCGTGCGCACCATCGCCGACCGCTGCTTCGGCGTCATGGTCGGCACGAGCGGAACCACGATCAGCCGGGTGCCGCTCGCCGACGTCGTGGGCCGGCCGAAGAATGTGCCGCTCGATTCCGATATCGTGGCTACCGCGCGCGATCTCGGCATCAGCCTCGGCGACTGAGCGTGCCGATGCCCACCGCCCGCGGCGCCGGCCGGCCGCTCGTGTATCCGCCCACCCGCCGCGACGACGTCGTCGACGTGCTCCACGGCGAGCGGATCGCAGATCCCTACCGCTGGCTCGAGAACGGCGACAGCGCCGAAACCCGGGCGTGGACCGCCGCGCAGAATGCGCTGACCGAAGCCTACCTTGCCGGTGTGCCCGCGCGTGCGCGGATCCGCGCCCGACTCGAGACGCTGCTCACGATCGGCGTTCTCGGCGCGCCGACGCCGGCGCGCGGGCGGTATTTCCATCAGAGCCGCGAAGGGTGGCAGAACCAGGCCATCCTCTGGGTGCGCGAAGGCGTCGGGGGCGCCGACCGCGTGCTGGTGGACCCCAACGCGCTCGACCCCGGTGGTACGACCGCGCTCGACTGGTATTTCCCGAGCGAGGACGGCCGGCTGCTCGCGTACGGGCTCTCGGAGAACGGAAGCGAAGCGAGCGTGCTGCACGTGCTCGACGTGTCGACCGGCGCGCCGCTTTCCGACCGCATCCCGCACGCCCGCGCGGCCGAGGTAGCGTGGCTGCCCGACGGGAGCGCGTTCTACTACACGCGCCTTCCCGAGCCGGGCTCGGTTGCCGAAGGCGAGGAGCACTACCATCGCGCGGTGTACCTGCACCGGCTGGGAGACGATCCCTCGCGCGACGCGCTCGTCTTCCAGCCTGCGGCCAAGGAGTTCTGGCCCGGCGTGCGGCTCTCACCCGACGGGCGTTGGCTGCTCATCTCGGTCGCGCGCACCTTCGACCAGACCGACCTCTACCTGCAGGATCTCCGCGCGGGCAGGGCACCCCTCGCGGTGGCCGAGGGACTTGCAGCGCTTTTCGATGCCGAGGTGGTCGAGGGCCGGCTGTACATTCGGACCAATCTCCACGCGCCCACCTACGGTCTTTACATCCTGGACGCCGGGCACCCGGCGCTGGCCTCCGCGGGTGAGCTCGTTGCGCCACGGCCCGACGCGGTGCTCGACGGCGCCGTCGTGGTCGGTCGCAGGCTGGCGCTCAGCTACCTGGAGCGCGCCACTTCCCGGCTCGAGCTCGCCGCGCTGGACGGGGCCGGGCGCCGCGAGGTGTCGCTGCCGGGCGTGGGCAGCGTGTTCGGCCTGGGGGCCGAGTGGGACGGCGACGAGCTGTTCTACGGCTACACCTCGTTCACCGTGCCGCCAAGCGTCTACCGCATCGACCTGCGCACCGGCGAGGAGACGCTCTGGCGCCGAGTCGAGGCCGACGTACGGCCCGAGCGCTTCGAGGTGCGCCAGGTGTCCTATCCCTCGCGTGACGGCACGCCGATCAGCATGTTTCTGGTATACCCGCGCGGTCTCGTGCGCGACGGCAATACGCCCACCTACCTGAGCGGCTACGGCGGTTTCAACATCAGCATGACGCCGGCGTTCTCGCGTTCGCTCCTGCTCTGGCTCGAGCGCGGGAATCTCGTGGCGATCCCGAATCTGCGCGGTGGCGGTGAGTACGGCGAAGCGTGGCACCAGGCCGGCATGCTGGCGAACAAGCAGAACACCTTCGACGACTTCATCGCCGCGGCCGAATGGCTCTTCGCCGAGCAATACACCCGGCCCGAGCGGCTCGCGGCGGAGGGCGGGTCGAACGGGGGCCTTCTCATGGGCGCCGTGCTCACCCAACGTCCCGAGCTCTTCCGCGCGATCGTGATCCGGGTGCCGCTGCTCGACATGCTGCGCTACCATCGCTTCCTGATCGCGCGGCTCTGGCTGCCGGAATACGGCTCGCCAGACATCCCGGTGGAGTTCGGCTGGCTCCGCGCCTACTCACCGTACCATCACGTGCATCCGGGCACGCCATACCCCGCCGTCCTGCTCGCCACCGCGGAGAGTGACACCCGGGTGGACCCGATGCACGCGCGGAAGATGACGGCCGCCTTGCAGGCCGCCAGCAGCTCGTCGCATCCGATCCTGCTCCGGCTAGAGGCGAGGGCTGGCCACGGCGCCGGCAAGCCGCTGTCCAAGGTGCTGGACGAGCAGACAGACGTGTGGAGTTTTGTGTTTCAGGAGCTGGGCGTCGAGTATTAGGGGAGCGTTCGCGCCGGGCAGCCGTCTCTCAGCGGGGGTCTTACACCGATGAACCAGCGTTCCGTGTCAATGCTTCATCCGGCCGAGTGGCTCGCCGTGCTACGCATCGTAGTCGGGCTTTACTTCGTGAAGTCGCTCGTGACGAAGATGTCGATCGTGCTCGCGGGCGGCGTGGTGCCGGTGCCGGCGGTGTCGGATCGATGGCTCACCGTCATGCCCAAGATCGTGGCCAAGCAGGCGGCCGGCAATCCGATCCTGCCGTACAAGCACTTCCTCGAGCAGACGGTGATTCCGAACAGCCCCGTATTCGCGCGACTCACCGCGTGGGGCGAAACGATCGCGGGCCTGGGCCTCACGCTCGGCCTCTTTACGCCGCTCGCGGCACTCGTCGGCATCGTGCTCGTGATCAACTACGGGCTCGCAACCCAGTGGATGTCGGCGGGGCAGCAGGGATTCCACATCGTGCTGTTCGCGCTCATGATCGCTTTCATCTTTGCGCGAGCGGGGCGGCGCTGGGGGCTCGACGAAGTGCTCCTCGCGCGGCGGGAGCGGCGCCTCAATAATTGATCTCGGTTTCCTTGCCCCCGATGAGCCGGGTGGCCACGCCTTCGATCTCGCAGTGGGCGTTGTGAGGAGAGTAGAGCAGACAGAAGATGCCGTCCGCCTTCCAGTGGTCCTGCCAGAGCTGCATCACGCCGCGATCGGCGCCCGAGAACACCGGATAGGGTCGTGTATCAGGGCGGTGTGCAATGTGGGTGTGCACGGTCCCGAACCATTCCGGCGGTCCACAAGCCTCGATCGATTCCCCCGCCGAAATGTTGAGCGAATCGGCATGCGCGCCGTCGAGCAGCATGATGTGCGTGATGCGGGTGACGCTGTCGATCCGCTCGCCGGCCAGGCACGCGACGCGCTCCGCCTTGGCGGCGACACTCGCGTCCCAGAGATGGCGGAACGCCGCATCGGCGCTCGGCGTGAGCTCAAACACGAATGATGCCGCCGGGCGCGGCGTGGTTCGCCCGGGCGCGACCGGCAGGGACGGCTCGGCGGCGGCGGCGAGGGCAAAGGCGCCGGCTGCCGTCAGGATTGCGCGGAGCATCTGCGTCAGGACGCCGGGGGTCCGCCCGGCGCGGGTGCGATCGCCACGCCCCAGGGCGACTGGCCTACCGGGATGCGCTCGGTAACCTTGAGCGATTCCGTATTGACCACGCTCACGTCGTTCGACGGGCCGTTGGCCGTGTAGAGCTCGGAGCCGTCCGGTGTGAGCGCAATGCCCCACGGCCGCTTGCCCACGGCCACCTTGCCCAGGACCTTGCGGGTATTTGCGTCGAGCACCACCACGTCACCGCCGCGGCCGGTCGAGACATAGACTTTCTTCCCGTCGTGGCTCACCACGACTCCCATCGGCTTGGCGCCGGCCGCGAACTTCACCGTATCGATCGATTGCCGCTTGGCGACGTCGATGACCCACACCGTGCCGTCGACTTCGCACGTCACGAACGCGAGCTTGCCGTCCGGCGTGAACGCGATGCCGCGGGGCCGCTTGCCGACCTCGATCGCGCCGAGCACCTTGCCGGTCGAGGCGTCGAGGATAGTCACGTTGTGCGCCGTCTCGCCGGTCACCCAGACGACCTTGCCGTCGGGCCGCACGCGGACTCCCTCCGGCTCCTTTCCGACCGGCACCGTCGAGAGCACCTTGCCGCTCGAAATGTCGACGATAGACGCGGTGCCAGCATCCTCGTTGGAGACGAAGAGACGGGACCCGTCCTCTGAGACGTCGAAATTCTCTGGGTCCGAGCCGGCCGGAAGAATGCGCGTGACCTTGCGTGCCGCCGCGTCGACCACCGCCACGCCGTCCTTGCTCTTGTCCGCCTTGAGCTTCTCGCACTCGGCATCAGGCATCGTCGGCGGGCAACGGGGTGAGCCGCTGAGCGCGACGTAGATCGTGCGCCCGTCGTCGCTGGCTTTCACGCCGCGCGGGCGGGTGCCCACCGGAATCGTCGCCATAACCCTTGCCGTCCCCACGTCGATGACCGAGAGCGCCTCGGAGCCCTCGTTCGTCACGTACGCCACGGGGCCGGTCGTGACGAGTGGGGTCGTGTCGGCCGGGGTAGCCGCCGGGTCGCCGGCGGCCGCGCCCGAGGGTGGGGCATTGGAATTCTGCGCCAGATTGCGCGCGCTGTCGCCTGGCGCCGAACAGGCGGCGGCGAGGAAGAGCATCGCCAGCAAGCTATTTCGCATCGAAGATCGCCTTGTCACGGTTGCGGGCCTCATCAAGGCCCTTGATCTCAGCCAGACCGGTGGCGTTCCGGAAGATCGCGCCGTTGATGTCCGCCTTCGCGAAGTTCGCGCCGGCGAGATTGGCTCGCGTGAAGTCGGTCTGG
Proteins encoded in this region:
- a CDS encoding prolyl oligopeptidase family serine peptidase; this encodes MPTARGAGRPLVYPPTRRDDVVDVLHGERIADPYRWLENGDSAETRAWTAAQNALTEAYLAGVPARARIRARLETLLTIGVLGAPTPARGRYFHQSREGWQNQAILWVREGVGGADRVLVDPNALDPGGTTALDWYFPSEDGRLLAYGLSENGSEASVLHVLDVSTGAPLSDRIPHARAAEVAWLPDGSAFYYTRLPEPGSVAEGEEHYHRAVYLHRLGDDPSRDALVFQPAAKEFWPGVRLSPDGRWLLISVARTFDQTDLYLQDLRAGRAPLAVAEGLAALFDAEVVEGRLYIRTNLHAPTYGLYILDAGHPALASAGELVAPRPDAVLDGAVVVGRRLALSYLERATSRLELAALDGAGRREVSLPGVGSVFGLGAEWDGDELFYGYTSFTVPPSVYRIDLRTGEETLWRRVEADVRPERFEVRQVSYPSRDGTPISMFLVYPRGLVRDGNTPTYLSGYGGFNISMTPAFSRSLLLWLERGNLVAIPNLRGGGEYGEAWHQAGMLANKQNTFDDFIAAAEWLFAEQYTRPERLAAEGGSNGGLLMGAVLTQRPELFRAIVIRVPLLDMLRYHRFLIARLWLPEYGSPDIPVEFGWLRAYSPYHHVHPGTPYPAVLLATAESDTRVDPMHARKMTAALQAASSSSHPILLRLEARAGHGAGKPLSKVLDEQTDVWSFVFQELGVEY
- a CDS encoding DoxX family protein, producing the protein MNQRSVSMLHPAEWLAVLRIVVGLYFVKSLVTKMSIVLAGGVVPVPAVSDRWLTVMPKIVAKQAAGNPILPYKHFLEQTVIPNSPVFARLTAWGETIAGLGLTLGLFTPLAALVGIVLVINYGLATQWMSAGQQGFHIVLFALMIAFIFARAGRRWGLDEVLLARRERRLNN
- a CDS encoding beta-propeller fold lactonase family protein yields the protein MRNSLLAMLFLAAACSAPGDSARNLAQNSNAPPSGAAAGDPAATPADTTPLVTTGPVAYVTNEGSEALSVIDVGTARVMATIPVGTRPRGVKASDDGRTIYVALSGSPRCPPTMPDAECEKLKADKSKDGVAVVDAAARKVTRILPAGSDPENFDVSEDGSRLFVSNEDAGTASIVDISSGKVLSTVPVGKEPEGVRVRPDGKVVWVTGETAHNVTILDASTGKVLGAIEVGKRPRGIAFTPDGKLAFVTCEVDGTVWVIDVAKRQSIDTVKFAAGAKPMGVVVSHDGKKVYVSTGRGGDVVVLDANTRKVLGKVAVGKRPWGIALTPDGSELYTANGPSNDVSVVNTESLKVTERIPVGQSPWGVAIAPAPGGPPAS